In a genomic window of Nocardia fluminea:
- a CDS encoding alpha/beta fold hydrolase: MTTIPLHTTVHGSGPGIVLAHGAGGGIASNFGTLIPVLAAGHTVVASDYPGDDTPLNLDELADALVAAAVDAGVETFTIIGFSLGTAVAVRAAARHPDRVIGLLLTAGLAAPDNRARAAVRAWQDLLDRGAHESFARLVLLTGFSTEFVNSLPAETVDEMVRQTAASIPGGTRRQAALVETVDTTADLATLSVPTLVVATTADLLVDPANSRALAAAVPGAEYVEIAAGHVVMVERPDEWAKLLTGFLDRQASRSAR, from the coding sequence ATGACCACGATTCCCCTGCACACCACCGTCCACGGCTCCGGCCCCGGCATCGTCCTCGCGCACGGCGCGGGCGGCGGGATCGCGAGCAATTTCGGCACCCTGATCCCGGTACTCGCCGCCGGCCACACGGTGGTCGCCTCGGACTACCCGGGCGACGACACCCCGCTGAACCTCGATGAGCTGGCCGACGCCCTGGTGGCGGCGGCTGTCGACGCCGGCGTCGAGACCTTCACCATCATCGGCTTCTCGCTCGGCACGGCTGTGGCCGTTCGCGCCGCGGCACGTCATCCCGACCGCGTCATCGGCCTACTGCTCACCGCCGGGCTGGCCGCACCCGACAATCGAGCCCGGGCGGCCGTACGGGCCTGGCAGGATCTCCTCGATCGGGGCGCGCACGAATCCTTCGCCCGACTGGTCCTGCTCACCGGCTTCTCCACCGAGTTCGTCAACAGTCTCCCGGCGGAGACCGTCGACGAGATGGTCCGCCAGACGGCCGCCTCGATCCCGGGCGGCACCCGTCGTCAGGCGGCCCTGGTCGAAACCGTCGACACCACCGCCGATCTCGCCACTTTGTCGGTCCCGACACTCGTCGTCGCTACCACAGCGGACCTGCTCGTCGACCCGGCCAATTCCCGGGCACTCGCCGCGGCGGTACCCGGTGCCGAGTACGTGGAGATCGCGGCGGGTCATGTGGTCATGGTCGAACGCCCCGACGAATGGGCGAAGTTGCTGACCGGCTTCCTCGACCGTCAGGCCTCTAGATCTGCGCGGTGA
- a CDS encoding MerR family transcriptional regulator, translating into MLIGELARRTGVATRLLRYYEEQGLLRPHRDGNGYRSYPESAPATVARIRELLAAGLNTEDIAQLMPCAEHDGPVRACEMSVRIMADRSVELDRRIAELDRQRSHLAAQLDASLATAAEATRSPSPPVRGYSRT; encoded by the coding sequence ATGCTGATCGGCGAATTGGCGCGACGCACCGGGGTCGCCACCCGGCTGTTGCGCTACTACGAGGAACAGGGCCTGCTGCGTCCGCACCGCGACGGCAACGGTTACCGCAGCTATCCCGAATCCGCGCCCGCGACGGTCGCCCGGATCAGAGAACTGCTGGCCGCGGGATTGAACACCGAGGACATCGCGCAACTCATGCCGTGCGCGGAACACGACGGACCCGTCCGGGCCTGCGAGATGTCGGTGCGGATCATGGCCGATCGATCCGTCGAACTGGACCGCCGCATCGCCGAGCTCGATCGTCAGCGGTCCCACCTCGCCGCGCAGCTCGACGCGAGTCTCGCCACCGCGGCAGAAGCCACCCGCTCACCATCGCCACCCGTGCGTGGTTATTCGCGCACGTAG